From the genome of Thermoflexus hugenholtzii, one region includes:
- a CDS encoding NAD(P)/FAD-dependent oxidoreductase, whose protein sequence is MGKRRRPRIVVVGAGFGGLWAVRTLAFEPVEVLLVDRRNHHTFFPLLYQVAAAEIEPEAIAFPIRGLLRRFPNVGFEMAEVQGIDLTARRLETDGPPIDYDFLILAPGSLAHTFGVPGVAEHAFFLKDLDQAVALRNHILSAFERAAREPDPLRQRRLLTFVIVGGGPTGVEFAGALAELIARPLRRDFPTLDFREVRVLLLEAMEEVLPGLPAVLSTYARERLRHLGVEVRRRAPVAAVGPDWVRLQDGEEIETATVVWTAGVRGHPLGAALGLPLGPGGRALVTPTLQVPGHPEIYVVGDLALPEGPGKLPMVAPVAIQQGTLAARNILRALKGRPPLPFRYRDPGTLVTIGRNAAVAHVFGRAFTGFAAWLLWLGVHLIRLIGMRNRLVVLSGWAWDYLFYERAVRLILPSPPVRGK, encoded by the coding sequence ATGGGAAAGCGCAGGCGGCCACGGATCGTGGTGGTGGGGGCAGGGTTCGGCGGGTTGTGGGCCGTGCGGACCCTGGCCTTTGAACCGGTGGAGGTGCTGCTGGTGGACCGTCGGAACCACCACACGTTTTTCCCCTTGCTCTATCAGGTGGCGGCCGCCGAGATCGAGCCCGAGGCCATCGCTTTTCCCATCCGGGGGCTCCTGCGGCGTTTCCCCAATGTGGGCTTCGAGATGGCGGAGGTGCAGGGGATCGACCTGACGGCCCGCCGGCTGGAGACCGATGGCCCACCCATCGATTACGACTTCCTGATCCTGGCTCCGGGGAGCCTGGCGCACACCTTCGGCGTTCCGGGAGTCGCCGAGCACGCCTTCTTCCTCAAAGACCTGGATCAGGCCGTCGCTCTGCGCAACCATATCCTGTCGGCTTTCGAGCGGGCGGCCCGGGAGCCGGATCCGCTCCGCCAGCGGCGTCTGCTGACCTTCGTGATCGTGGGCGGCGGCCCCACCGGCGTGGAGTTCGCGGGGGCCCTCGCTGAGCTCATCGCGCGCCCGCTGCGCCGGGATTTCCCCACCCTGGACTTCCGGGAGGTCCGCGTGCTCCTCCTCGAGGCGATGGAGGAGGTGCTCCCCGGGTTGCCGGCGGTCCTTTCCACCTATGCGCGGGAGCGGCTTCGTCATTTGGGCGTAGAAGTGCGGCGGCGCGCTCCCGTGGCCGCGGTGGGACCCGATTGGGTGCGCCTGCAGGATGGGGAAGAAATCGAGACGGCAACTGTGGTATGGACGGCCGGCGTGCGCGGGCATCCCCTGGGGGCAGCCCTGGGGCTTCCCCTTGGGCCAGGGGGGCGGGCACTGGTGACCCCCACCCTCCAGGTGCCCGGTCATCCAGAGATCTACGTGGTGGGAGATCTGGCGCTCCCGGAAGGGCCGGGGAAGCTGCCTATGGTCGCGCCGGTGGCCATCCAGCAAGGAACCCTCGCAGCGCGGAACATCCTGCGCGCCCTGAAGGGCCGCCCGCCATTGCCCTTCCGTTATCGGGATCCGGGGACCCTGGTGACCATCGGGCGGAACGCCGCCGTCGCCCATGTGTTCGGGCGCGCCTTCACCGGCTTCGCGGCCTGGTTGCTCTGGCTGGGGGTTCACCTCATCCGCCTGATCGGGATGCGGAACCGTCTGGTGGTGCTCTCCGGCTGGGCATGGGATTATCTGTTCTACGAACGGGCGGTGCGCCTGATCCTCCCCTCGCCGCCCGTAAGGGGCAAATAG
- a CDS encoding DUF488 domain-containing protein: MIKVKRVYDPVEPDDGRRFLVERLWPRGIKKEALRMDGWLREVAPSDRLRRWFGHDPRKWEEFRRRYFAELEAHPEAWRPLLEAARVGNITLLFSARDTSHNNAVALREFLEEKLKEPKDPSLQASGL; encoded by the coding sequence ATGATCAAAGTCAAGCGGGTCTACGATCCAGTGGAGCCGGACGACGGGAGGCGGTTCCTGGTGGAGCGGCTGTGGCCGCGAGGGATCAAGAAGGAGGCCCTGCGGATGGACGGCTGGCTGCGGGAGGTGGCGCCCAGCGACCGGCTGCGGCGGTGGTTCGGCCACGATCCCCGGAAGTGGGAGGAGTTCCGGAGGCGCTACTTCGCGGAGCTGGAGGCCCATCCCGAAGCCTGGCGGCCGTTGCTGGAGGCCGCCCGCGTCGGCAACATCACCCTGCTCTTCAGCGCCCGGGACACCTCCCACAACAACGCGGTGGCCCTCCGGGAGTTCCTCGAGGAGAAGCTGAAAGAACCCAAAGATCCTTCGCTCCAGGCCTCAGGCCTATAA
- a CDS encoding DNA-3-methyladenine glycosylase has protein sequence MPTRTLWLKPHPPFRLDFTVWALRRRPENQVDRWDGRTYRRTVLAAGIPISLAVQMEGSPDSPRLRVGLTAPSLPEGVVEEAVRALDHLLGLSVDLSGFYRHVKGDARLGPWALRFRGMRPPRFPTVFEALINAIACQQVTLALGIRLINRLAEAFGRRVEEDPEAPPAFPGAEDLAGRSLEALRALGFSRQKARAILTLAEMTAAGAIHPESWGSLPDAEAIARLQGLHGVGRWSAEYVLLRGMGRLHIFPADDVGARNHLRRWLGRRRPLDAQQVRNALKPWHPYAGLVYFHLLLKHLDEQGILEKR, from the coding sequence ATGCCGACGCGGACGCTATGGCTGAAGCCACACCCGCCGTTCCGTCTGGATTTTACAGTCTGGGCCCTGCGTCGGCGGCCGGAGAACCAGGTCGATCGCTGGGACGGCCGGACCTACCGTCGCACTGTGCTGGCTGCTGGGATTCCGATCAGCTTGGCGGTGCAGATGGAGGGCTCGCCGGATTCACCGCGCCTTCGCGTCGGCTTGACTGCCCCTTCGCTCCCCGAGGGAGTGGTGGAGGAGGCCGTCCGGGCTCTCGACCATCTGCTCGGGCTCTCCGTGGACCTCTCCGGGTTCTACCGCCACGTGAAGGGAGACGCCCGCTTGGGTCCCTGGGCCCTCCGGTTCCGGGGGATGCGGCCCCCGCGGTTCCCCACCGTGTTCGAAGCCCTGATCAACGCCATCGCCTGTCAGCAGGTCACCCTCGCCCTGGGGATCCGTCTGATCAACCGCCTGGCCGAGGCCTTCGGACGTCGCGTAGAGGAGGACCCGGAGGCTCCGCCGGCGTTCCCAGGAGCGGAGGACCTGGCGGGGCGTTCCCTTGAGGCGTTACGGGCCCTCGGCTTCAGCCGGCAGAAGGCTCGGGCGATCCTCACCCTCGCGGAGATGACCGCCGCGGGGGCCATCCATCCCGAGTCGTGGGGATCGTTGCCCGACGCAGAGGCGATAGCCCGATTGCAGGGGCTGCACGGGGTTGGGCGCTGGAGCGCGGAGTATGTGCTGTTGCGGGGGATGGGTCGGCTGCACATCTTCCCGGCCGACGACGTCGGGGCCCGAAACCACCTCCGGCGCTGGCTGGGACGCCGCCGACCGCTGGATGCCCAGCAGGTACGGAACGCCTTGAAGCCCTGGCACCCTTACGCCGGGCTGGTTTACTTTCACCTTCTCCTGAAGCATCTGGACGAACAAGGGATTCTGGAAAAACGATAA